The segment AGATTTCTTTCTTTAATTCTTTCTTCTGTGTTTTTCTTTGGCTTTTTAAACGATAGTGAATAGTTGCTCTTTCACAAATCACTCCGTCATCTTTTGCAATGATGTAGTCTTTTGCTTCATTAGGTAAAGCTTGATAAGCACTAAATGCATCCATTCGACCAAAGCTTAACCATAAAACAGTATTGAGTATAGGGCGGAAGAAAAATTCAGGTATTTGTGGATAAATGAGGCCACTGGCGAGTAATGCACCGCCTATTATCCAAGCGGTGCTTGTGGTAACGAATAAAGTAGCAAGCAAGCCGTATATGATGCCTGTCAGCAATCCGGTACCCAAACCATGTAATATACTAACCATGATTTCATCGGCAAGTGTTGAGAAAGAACGATTGTTAATAAGACGCGGTGAACATTCGTTTTTATCATTGTCTGTGATGGTTTTTTTGCTTTTTTGCAGAGTGGCAAGTTCTTCTTTATAGATAGTAGAGGCAGCCATCGTTAGAATAGCACCACCTAATGAATGACCATTTAATAGTATATTTTTTAGAGGAATACCTAAGGAGCGATAATGATTGATGACAGCAACAGCATCATCAACCCAATCTTTTTCTGAAGAAACGCTGCCCTGACTTTTTCCAACATTTCTAAAGTTCATGCTCGTAACAATAGTCTCTTTATAAGAGAGGCTTGTTTCTTGTAATTCAAATTGATGATTTTCAACACAATCTGCATTACCAAAGGCATGTAGAATGACTTTAGTATCAGGTGTGATTTTTAGTTTATCTGTTGAGCAGAATTGG is part of the Candidatus Berkiella cookevillensis genome and harbors:
- a CDS encoding alpha/beta hydrolase, with the translated sequence MFLRRFFGSFISKIIMPAQRLYPAAPHDPANQSYSDSISSHLKLIKSSGNAQIGVRQFCSTDKLKITPDTKVILHAFGNADCVENHQFELQETSLSYKETIVTSMNFRNVGKSQGSVSSEKDWVDDAVAVINHYRSLGIPLKNILLNGHSLGGAILTMAASTIYKEELATLQKSKKTITDNDKNECSPRLINNRSFSTLADEIMVSILHGLGTGLLTGIIYGLLATLFVTTSTAWIIGGALLASGLIYPQIPEFFFRPILNTVLWLSFGRMDAFSAYQALPNEAKDYIIAKDDGVICERATIHYRLKSQRKTQKKELKKEISNTSDENEKVSLHARLLNIKDCKLRFAADNSISVEAHNCPMNYLKTFHKLRDGTTPNNHQTSGDIVMNNKCRKLLKI